A single genomic interval of Cucumis sativus cultivar 9930 chromosome 5, Cucumber_9930_V3, whole genome shotgun sequence harbors:
- the LOC101205265 gene encoding uncharacterized protein LOC101205265, producing MGVSEGTLRCFDIKSIVVYVITGRWFVVFASLLIMAVFGTTFLFGLYSSDIKSALGYNQTTLNLLSFFKDLGANVGILSGLINEFMPPWVVLLIGAVMNFFGYFMIWLGVTRRISTPKVWQMCFYICMGGSSQSFANTGSMVTCVNNFPERRGVVLGLLKGYIGLSGAIITQLFHAFYGGDTKSLILFIGWLPAAISFAFLRTVRIMKVIRQPNELKVFYNFLYISLLLAGFLMLMIIVQSKTEFTQNQYGGSAAAIVVLLLLPLAVVTIEECNLQKLKTKSPNSSVQIITEKLPKTEHSKQKEPSCWTTIFNPPQRGEDFTILQAVFSVDMLILFISVICGAGGTLTAVDNLGQIGMSLGYPKRSISTFVSLVSIWNYLGRVVSGFVSEIVLIKYKFPRPLMLSLNLLLSCVGYLVIAFDVPNGLYVASIVIGFCVGAQWPLIYAIISEIFGLKYYSTLYNFGTVAMPIGLYIMNVKVAGNFYDREAEKQLKAKGIIRKAGEDLKCYGGECFKLSFIVITAVTLMGMFISLILVIRTRSFYKSDIYKKFRDEAETEVAGNEAVATAGGAEEREKIIMQRRS from the exons ATGGGGGTTAGCGAAGGAACATTGAGATGCTTCGACATAAAAAGCATAGTTGTCTACGTCATAACCGGACGGTGGTTCGTGGTGTTTGCTTCACTCCTAATCATGGCGGTGTTTGGAACAACGTTCTTGTTTGGTTTGTATTCGAGCGACATTAAATCGGCTTTGGGTTACAACCAAACGACGTTGAatttgttgagtttttttaagGATTTGGGTGCAAACGTTGGCATTTTATCTGGTCTTATTAACGAGTTTATGCCACCGTGGGTGGTTCTATTAATTGGTGCAGTTATGAACTTTTTTGGTTACTTTATGATTTGGCTCGGTGTTACTCGCCGAATCTCCACCCCAAAAGTTTGGCAAATGTGTTTCTATATTTGTATGGGAGGAAGTTCCCAATCCTTTGCTAATACCGGTTCTATGGTTACTTGTGTTAATAACTTTCCCGAAAGGCGTGGCGTTGTTCTCG gtcTTTTGAAGGGATACATCGGGCTAAGCGGCGCCATAATCACACAGCTCTTCCACGCATTCTACGGCGGCGACACTAAATCCCTCATTCTCTTCATCGGATGGCTTCCGGCTGCAATTTCCTTCGCATTCTTACGAACAGTTCGTATCATGAAAGTCATCCGACAGCCAAATGAGCTCAAAGTTTTCTATAATTTCCTCTACATTTCTCTTCTCCTCGCCGGATTCCTCATGCTAATGATCATTGTACAAAGCAAGACAGAGTTCACTCAAAACCAATATGGTGGCAGCGCGGCTGCCATAGTCGTTCTTCTCCTCCTACCACTCGCCGTTGTCACTATCGAAGAATGCAATCTCCAGAAACTTAAAACCAAATCTCCAAATTCTTCTGTTCAAATCATAACTGAGAAACTCCCAAAAACAGAgcattcaaaacaaaaagaaccaTCGTGTTGGACAACAATTTTCAACCCACCACAACGAGGCGAGGATTTCACAATTCTCCAAGCTGTCTTCAGTGTCGACATGCTGATTTTATTCATATCTGTAATTTGTGGCGCTGGTGGAACGTTAACGGCGGTCGACAATTTGGGTCAAATCGGAATGTCTTTGGGATACCCAAAAAGAAGCATTAGCACATTTGTATCATTAGTCAGTATTTGGAATTACCTCGGTCGAGTTGTCTCTGGTTTCGTCTCTGAAATCGTTttgataaaatacaaattccCTCGTCCTTTAATGCTTTCTCTGAACCTTCTTTTATCCTGTGTCGGCTACTTGGTCATCGCATTTGACGTCCCAAATGGATTATATGTTGCTTCCATCGTAATCGGATTCTGTGTTGGAGCACAGTGGCCGTTGATTTACGCCATAATTTCAGAGATTTTTGGGTTGAAATATTACTCAACGCTTTACAATTTCGGGACGGTTGCGATGCCAATTGGACTTTATATTATGAATGTGAAAGTGGCTGGGAACTTCTACGACAGAGAAGCAGAGAAACAGCTAAAAGCAAAAGGGATTATACGAAAAGCAGGGGAAGACTTAAAGTGCTATGGAGGGGAATGCTTTAAGCTTTCGTTCATCGTAATCACTGCAGTTACTTTGATGGGTATGtttatttcattgattttAGTGATTAGAACAAGAAGTTTTTACAAAAgtgatatttataaaaagtttagagatgaAGCCGAAACAGAGGTGGCCGGAAATGAGGCTGTGGCGACGGCGGGAGGAgcagaagagagagagaaaattataatgcaaagaagaagttga
- the LOC101205503 gene encoding uncharacterized protein LOC101205503 has product MEGFNMKSFTLKLIKGSWFMMFASFLIMSMAGIPYMFGLYSSTIKTVLGYDQTTLNFISFFKDVGTTVGVVAGLINEVTPPWSILAMGAALNFFGYFMIWLSVSKKISTHVWLMCLYICVGANATTFANTGALVTCVKNYPQRRGVVIGILKGYMGLSGAIVTQLYHAIYGKDEKSLILLLGWLPAAVSLVFLPTVRRMKVEHEEDELKVFYRFLYISLGLAGFLMIMIILQQKFSFDRGEFGGSAAVVTFLLLLPIAVVVAQEFKSWRRLNKPAALENGISPSPGSPPLKNTTPISLLPKKPKSQQQEPIKTEWWKNVFNPPPRGDDWTILQALFSFDMFLLFLATACGVGGTLTAIDNLAQIGQSQDYPKKSISTFVSLVSIWNYLGRVMAGFLSEHLLIKYKFPRPLMLTIVLLLSCIAHLLIAFNPSGGLYIASILTGYCYGAQWPLLFAIVSEIFGLKYYATLYNFGSVASPVGLYLLNVNVAGYLYDKEAKKQLSMAGKIRKTGEELVCNGTVCFKLSFVIITAVSLFGALVSLVLVLRTKKFYKSDIYKKFKEAEEAAAEEEEEKNDDGRVVRNGGGGLMEETKHGLKQ; this is encoded by the exons atggagGGATTCAACATGAAATCCTTTACATTAAAACTAATCAAGGGTTCATGGTTCATGATGTTTGCATCGTTTCTAATCATGTCGATGGCGGGCATCCCGTACATGTTCGGTTTATACTCGAGCACCATAAAGACTGTATTAGGATACGACCAAACAACTCTAAACTTTATAAGTTTCTTTAAAGACGTTGGTACGACGGTTGGTGTCGTAGCTGGGTTAATCAACGAAGTAACTCCACCATGGTCGATTCTAGCCATGGGAGCTGCCCTCAATTTCTTCGGCTACTTCATGATTTGGCTATCCGTCTCGAAGAAAATCTCAACCCATGTTTGGTTAATGTGTCTCTACATCTGCGTGGGGGCGAACGCGACGACGTTTGCCAACACGGGGGCGTTGGTGACGTGCGTAAAGAACTACCCACAACGTCGGGGAGTGGTGATCGGTATACTGAAAGGGTACATGGGGTTGAGTGGGGCGATTGTGACGCAGTTGTATCATGCGATATATGGGAAAGACGAGAAGTCGTTGATACTGTTGTTGGGGTGGTTGCCGGCAGCAGTGTCGTTGGTGTTTCTGCCGACGGTGCGGCGGATGAAGGTGGAGCATGAGGAGGATGAGTTGAAGGTTTTTTATAGGTTTTTGTATATATCATTGGGATTGGCTGGGTTTTTGATGATTATGATAATTTTGCAACAGAAGTTTAGTTTTGACAGAGGGGAATTTGGAGGAAGTGCTGCGGTTGTTACGTTTTTATTGCTTTTGCCTATAGCGGTTGTTGTTGCTCAAGAGTTCAAGTCATGGCGTCGTTTGAATAAGCCGGCGGCTCTTGAAAATGGCATTTCTCCTTCTCCG GGTTCACCACCATTAAAGAACACAACACCAATATCACTTCTACCAAAGAAACCAAAATCTCAACAACAAGAACCCATCAAAACCGAGTGGTGGAAAAATGTGTTCAATCCCCCACCAAGAGGAGACGATTGGACCATCCTTCAAGCTTTGTTCAGCTTTGACATGTTCCTGCTCTTCCTCGCCACCGCCTGCGGCGTCGGTGGCACACTTACTGCCATCGACAATCTCGCTCAAATCGGTCAATCCCAAGATTACCCCAAAAAAAGCATCAGCACATTCGTTTCCCTCGTCAGTATCTGGAATTACCTCGGCCGAGTCATGGCCGGATTCCTCTCCGAACATTTACTAATCAAATACAAATTCCCTCGTCCTTTAATGCTCACAAtcgttcttcttctttcctgCATTGCCCATCTTTTAATCGCCTTCAATCCTTCAGGCGGTCTTTACATCGCCTCTATTTTGACCGGATACTGTTACGGTGCTCAATGGCCTCTGCTCTTCGCCATTGTTTCAGAGATTTTCGGGTTGAAATACTACGCGACTCTCTACAATTTCGGATCGGTGGCTAGCCCAGTTGGGCTTTATTTGTTGAATGTGAATGTGGCTGGGTATTTATACGATAAGGAAGCGAAGAAGCAGTTGAGTATGGCGGGGAAGATTAGAAAAACAGGGGAGGAGTTGGTTTGTAATGGGACGGTATGTTTTAAGCTTTCGTTTGTGATTATTACTGCGGTGAGTTTGTTTGGAGCTTTGGTTTCTTTGGTTTTGGTGTTGAGGACTAAGAAATTTTATAAGAGTGATATTtacaaaaagttcaaagaagCAGAGGAGGCGGCGgcggaagaggaagaggagaagaacGACGACGGCCGTGTGGTTAGAAATGGTGGCGGTGGTTTGATGGAGGAGACGAAACATGGTCTTAAGCAATGA